Proteins found in one Cyanobacteria bacterium FACHB-DQ100 genomic segment:
- a CDS encoding class I SAM-dependent methyltransferase, with protein sequence MKTMHKVPLPQFLSRNPFPHPLTQGFFYREKMRAIYHIAPDRSLQSILEVGGGSSGLTAMLYPNAQITNLDLDPEHEHSSCNQQARVRFVCGDATALPFADHSFDAVTMFDVLEHIPDHKTAILEAQRVLKPGGFLLISTPNENWRFPYYRFMKPICPEDKEVMADWGHVRRGYTIEQLQDLIALPCQKTATFINPLTIVGHDIAFSRLSRYTRQALCTLLSPLMWIGHWLHRPESKGTETASMWQKI encoded by the coding sequence ATGAAAACAATGCACAAAGTACCATTACCGCAGTTCTTGTCCCGTAATCCCTTTCCGCATCCGTTGACTCAAGGCTTTTTTTACCGTGAGAAGATGCGGGCAATTTATCACATTGCACCGGATCGATCGCTCCAGTCCATTCTTGAAGTGGGCGGTGGCTCTAGCGGTCTCACTGCGATGCTTTACCCGAATGCTCAGATTACCAATCTTGATCTGGACCCTGAGCATGAACACTCGTCCTGTAATCAACAAGCGCGGGTGCGGTTTGTCTGTGGTGATGCAACTGCACTGCCGTTTGCAGACCATAGCTTTGATGCAGTGACAATGTTTGATGTGCTAGAACATATCCCCGACCACAAAACTGCCATCCTAGAAGCACAGCGTGTTCTCAAGCCAGGTGGATTTTTGCTAATTAGCACTCCAAATGAAAACTGGCGATTTCCTTACTACCGCTTCATGAAACCCATCTGCCCGGAAGACAAAGAAGTGATGGCAGATTGGGGGCATGTGCGGCGCGGCTACACGATCGAGCAGCTACAAGACTTAATCGCACTTCCTTGTCAAAAGACTGCGACGTTTATTAATCCTCTCACGATCGTCGGGCATGATATTGCTTTTTCACGCTTATCACGCTACACCCGTCAGGCACTCTGTACGCTGCTTAGTCCATTAATGTGGATAGGCCATTGGCTGCATCGACCTGAATCCAAGGGAACAGAAACAGCTTCGATGTGGCAAAAAATCTAA
- a CDS encoding glycosyltransferase → MVPCQILHLDLSAGFPAVHLEPGYQGLYVVFWWRNIPLGHRKIPESLLPLSEAQLTDLALQTITPTIGSYLLDHGFNPPLPKGCRNVIPAPPPDFATLQSLDRPLALLDQIATDRRVPDETISVVICTRDRPEQLEQCLRSLQSLTVAPTEILVVDSAPRSDATRKLMAQFPQVRYVLESQPGLSRARNTGIAHSCGDLIAFTDDDVVVHPDWIWRLMQGFHNPNVMVVLGLAIAAELETESQWIFESRHSFNRGYRTRVFDAQFFEGMRYCGAPVWELGAGANMAIRRKAIEQVGEFDPRLGAGASGCSEDSEFWYRVLAAGWLCLYHPTAVVYHYHRQDMESLQQQMYAYMRGNSAALLVQFEKYRHWGNLRRLLATFKERTLSLLKGLFKNPTAEQRAERRTVEIELLGYLAGVGFYLRNSARNSAIALSDGKSQAERSLHRYS, encoded by the coding sequence ATGGTTCCCTGTCAAATTCTACACTTAGATCTGAGCGCAGGCTTTCCAGCAGTGCACTTAGAGCCGGGCTATCAAGGGTTATATGTTGTGTTTTGGTGGCGCAACATTCCGCTTGGTCATCGAAAGATTCCAGAGTCACTGTTGCCTCTGTCAGAAGCACAACTCACCGATCTTGCTCTGCAAACGATTACCCCAACGATCGGGAGTTATTTGCTCGATCATGGCTTCAATCCCCCCTTACCAAAAGGTTGCAGAAATGTAATTCCAGCTCCGCCACCTGATTTTGCTACGCTGCAATCGCTCGATCGCCCGTTAGCCTTGCTCGATCAGATTGCAACAGATCGACGAGTGCCAGATGAAACCATTTCGGTCGTGATTTGCACCCGCGATCGACCTGAACAACTTGAACAATGTCTACGATCGCTGCAAAGCCTCACTGTTGCGCCAACCGAAATTTTAGTCGTAGACAGCGCTCCTCGTTCAGATGCCACACGCAAGCTGATGGCGCAGTTTCCCCAAGTTCGATATGTATTAGAGTCGCAACCGGGCTTAAGTCGAGCGCGAAATACTGGCATTGCTCACAGTTGTGGTGATTTGATTGCGTTTACCGATGATGACGTTGTCGTACATCCCGATTGGATCTGGCGACTCATGCAAGGCTTTCACAATCCGAACGTGATGGTCGTGCTGGGGTTGGCGATCGCCGCAGAGCTTGAAACTGAGTCGCAATGGATTTTTGAATCACGTCATAGCTTTAATCGGGGCTATCGCACTCGCGTGTTTGATGCTCAGTTTTTCGAGGGCATGAGATATTGCGGCGCTCCGGTTTGGGAGCTTGGAGCTGGGGCAAATATGGCAATCCGACGCAAAGCGATCGAGCAAGTCGGTGAGTTTGATCCGCGACTCGGCGCTGGAGCCTCTGGGTGTAGCGAAGATTCGGAGTTTTGGTATCGGGTTTTAGCCGCAGGCTGGCTATGTTTATATCATCCGACTGCTGTGGTTTACCATTACCATCGGCAAGACATGGAGAGCTTGCAGCAACAGATGTATGCCTATATGCGCGGAAATAGTGCTGCATTACTGGTTCAGTTTGAGAAGTATCGACATTGGGGAAATCTGCGGCGTTTGCTGGCTACATTCAAGGAGCGCACGCTGAGCTTGCTCAAAGGACTGTTTAAGAACCCCACCGCAGAGCAAAGAGCAGAGCGAAGAACAGTGGAGATTGAGCTTTTGGGCTATCTGGCTGGGGTTGGGTTTTATCTGCGAAACTCTGCACGAAACTCTGCAATTGCGCTCAGCGATGGCAAATCCCAAGCTGAACGTTCCCTACATCGCTATTCTTGA